A segment of the Colletotrichum destructivum chromosome 3, complete sequence genome:
TACAAGAAATCTATCTTCTGGTGCAATCACACATGCGTCTCGGTGTTTGGGTGTTAAACAGCGAAAGATGGACGAGACCGGTCTAAACATCAAACTGAAAACAACCGTCTGACACACGGGCTCGCAACAGGGCAGAAACGAAGAGACCACAGTCAATGAGGTATGGCCATGATAGGTGCCACGATTGCTCGCTCATGTGCCCGTGTCAGACACGGTCAGCAGGGGCAAGCAAGGTCATTGGCAGTTCTGCTTACTATTCCCCAGAAGTCTCTTGTCAGAAGCCGCGCTAGAAGAGTCGTCGCCATGCTGCTGGCTTTGTGGATCTGTTCCATTGTATAGGGCTCTTTTTGACAAAAGCGCGTTGCCGGCTGGCGCCGATGTAGCTATCGATGTCCCCGAGCTACGAGTATTCACAACTTTTGCGGTTGACGGTTGACGAGGTCCAGACCAAGCAACCGACGTGGGAGTGTCTGGTGATTGGTGCGTATGCTTATGTTGCCATCGAATGTAATTGGGCGGCTCCAAAGTTGCCAGAGATCGCTGGTTGATTCTGGGAACTGTAGGTACCGCATCTTGGCCCGGGATTGAATGACGTTTACTGTGTAATGTCACGCACGAGTGATCCTATGCTCCAACCTTTCGCCATACGTCCTTGTATTTCGCCCATTCCCGAAATCCTTGATTGCCACATCAGAATTTTGGTCACAATCTACTGGCTTTGCACTTACCTAGGGACTGAAACCCAGCGTCGCCTCCCttggcgccgtcgatgaACATTTGTCGCATGCCTTGCTCGGCTAGCAACTTCACGCACGTATCGAGCAACCTGGTCATGACCGAGTCTCGGCTATTCACCATCTCGGGATGGTCATCTGATCTGGCATGAGCGAAGGGCACTGCCGAGGTCTTCCAGTGTAGTCACAAACCTATGATGCAAATGCATGTAACGCCCCCAACATCGGCCCCAATGCTCTTGGCCCATGGGAGGTCACCGCTAACTGGACTACCCGACTTAGGAGTGTATGTCAGAGCGATGGCTACAATAGTGTCGCCCtccaggccaaggaggatATCTTCGATGTGTGGCGTGCCATCCAAGATAAAGTACTGGTCGTACCAGCCGAAATTATCCTTGCGGGCGGCGTCTCGGCTCACGATATCCAAGACCTGGTAGTACTCGGCCATACCACATCGCCGGAACGTCAGTCCAGCTGACGAGTAGTTTTTCGCCAGCATGTCGTCAAACTTTAGGAGCCAATCCGAGGCCCCTATCCCTTGGCCGGAGTGGACACCATTCATCTGCCAGCCCCGACGCGAAAACCATTCTATCGAGAAGAAATCGGATGGCACACCGTAAAAAAGGCGCGGAAAAGTTGAGCCAAGTTGTAGTCGATTGACTCCCCGAGTCCTTTGCAACTGTCTGAGCGCATGGTCATGGAGACTCAACCCTACCCCTTGCCCTCGGCACGAGTTTTTGACAATCAGAACGGCTAGTGATCCGAGCAGATTATCTTGACCTCCGTCGGGGTATGTCGTATATGTAGCGCAAAAGCCGATGATCTGCTTGGTCTCCGGTTCACGCACAACGTAGTGCCTGGAGAAGCCGTCTcgctggaggagcaggacaAGCTCGTGCTGCGAGAGGTGATATTTGGGCGGAAGACATTCTGTCCAAAGTTGGTGGATGGGTGCCATATCTATTCCGCAAGCTTCGACTGGCCATATTTGCGGCGCGATGATAAGGTTTTGCAAAGGGATTGCGTTTCCCATCGGTGGTCGGATGTCCCCAAAGATTATTGACGCGGCGGTCTCGAGCTCCGGTGGCGAATACCCTGCGATTTGAACCATCGTTGCGAAATGATCAGTGTGGAAGTCGTGAGCTTGCAAATTGCAACATGCCACTATGA
Coding sequences within it:
- a CDS encoding Putative GNAT domain, acyl-CoA N-acyltransferase; translated protein: MRHSPEMQLDSHATSMNGPNSTQSLPAMLLWDRQDCIPLRKVLLEDDMIVLLTPVVVPHSRLGDNGKDPFEPLGRAIASRHSLVRHVPYTKRGGITNIHFEFIKRAKAIVFVISGPPLDDDVSQIDLADTARTMADERPQIIVACCNLQAHDFHTDHFATMVQIAGYSPPELETAASIIFGDIRPPMGNAIPLQNLIIAPQIWPVEACGIDMAPIHQLWTECLPPKYHLSQHELVLLLQRDGFSRHYVVREPETKQIIGFCATYTTYPDGGQDNLLGSLAVLIVKNSCRGQGVGLSLHDHALRQLQRTRGVNRLQLGSTFPRLFYGVPSDFFSIEWFSRRGWQMNGVHSGQGIGASDWLLKFDDMLAKNYSSAGLTFRRCGMAEYYQVLDIVSRDAARKDNFGWYDQYFILDGTPHIEDILLGLEGDTIVAIALTYTPKSGSPVSGDLPWAKSIGADVGGVTCICIIDDHPEMVNSRDSVMTRLLDTCVKLLAEQGMRQMFIDGAKGGDAGFQSLGFREWAKYKDVWRKVGA